A window of Mytilus edulis chromosome 10, xbMytEdul2.2, whole genome shotgun sequence contains these coding sequences:
- the LOC139492872 gene encoding uncharacterized protein yields MADDTLKHEEKQEVSISPKPLRCRFHETEVYTIFCKDCNDFMCFKCIGQLHQKHELSQLQDADEAIRTEMFGLLLENKYAEHLNSLIDKVSDREKELVQDEETITREIRTSVDKMKQNIDLAEKRLLSELRNAFESYQTSLQEQKSNINNLQTEIANLDVNKLPEFSFSHIINSLSEMKLCSSTSDKLLNHPKPGFQPSMELSIGNLIETKSGKRDAGALPLQPSSNISTQTDYFEDSYTEWFDAEDLEEDDVIESSSDEITDEYPIKFQINPDIKLISKIVPISEKNAWIISDRKLLKIVDHTLQEDVYAETVDDIATLKDGCVLILRNTKTNIMKLLPNRKLVSFADVGTINYFPYCICIKNNIVVIYLWHVANGYTSRNHIIWMNTDGIVTKSSLFSESGRRRPCAIQNLELGLCVLHRFNIGPNFHSLELLEAKSDKCNTLYVFTGIYGMNPQRNFECGGMCADNAGNILVSDHRHHSVYVLDKELKYKNKLYDSKNGLEKPTAISLWNDHIWVADGNQIFIFPYAKE; encoded by the coding sequence ATGGCGGATGATACGTTAAAACATGAAGAAAAACAAGAGGTTAGTATATCTCCGAAACCACTGCGGTGTAGATTTCATGAAACAGAAGTATACACGATTTTCTGCAAAGATTGTAACGACTTCATGTGTTTTAAATGCATCGGTCAGTTACACCAAAAACACGAACTAAGTCAGTTGCAAGATGCCGATGAAGCTATTCGGACAGAAATGTTTGGTTTGTTGCTTGAGAACAAATATGCAGAACACCTCAATTCACTGATTGATAAGGTTTCAGATAGAGAGAAAGAGCTTGTACAAGACGAAGAAACTATTACACGTGAAATAAGAACTAGCGTagacaaaatgaaacaaaacattgatCTTGCAGAGAAACGTTTATTGTCAGAGTTACGTAATGCATTCGAAAGCTATCAAACCTCTCTACAAGAACAAAAATCAAACATCAATAACTTACAAACTGAAATTGCAAATTTAGACGTGAATAAGCTTCCAGAGTTTAGTTTTAGCCATATTATTAATAGTTTGTCTGAAATGAAGTTATGTTCCTCTACAAGTGACAAACTCTTAAATCATCCAAAACCGGGGTTTCAACCATCGATGGAATTGTCAATTGGAAATTTAATTGAGACGAAAAGTGGAAAACGTGACGCTGGTGCATTACCATTGCAACCTTCTTCGAATATATCAACACAAACAGATTATTTCGAAGATTCATATACTGAATGGTTTGATGCTGAAGACTTAGAGGAAGATGATGTAATAGAAAGCTCATCAGATGAAATTACAGATGAATATCCGATAAAGTTCCAAATAAACCCAGATATAAAACTTATTTCGAAAATAGTTCCAATATCTGAAAAGAACGCTTGGATAATTTCGGACCGGAAGTTGCTTAAAATTGTCGATCATACCCTGCAGGAAGATGTATACGCAGAGACAGTTGATGATATTGCTACTTTAAAAGATGGTTGTGTCTTGATTCTCCGTAATACTAAAACCAATATCATGAAACTCCTTCCAAATAGAAAACTAGTAAGTTTTGCAGACGTCGGTACCATAAATTATTTTCCATATTGCATttgcataaaaaataatatagTAGTAATATATCTTTGGCATGTTGCAAATGGTTATACTAGCAGAAATCATATCATTTGGATGAACACAGATGGAATAGTAACTAAGAGTTCATTATTTTCTGAAAGTGGTAGGAGGCGACCATGCGCcatacaaaatttagaattggGTTTGTGTGTCTTACATCGTTTTAACATTGGACCTAACTTTCATTCTTTAGAGCTTTTAGAGGCAAAATCTGATAAATGTAACACACTTTATGTTTTTACGGGGATATATGGGATGAATCCACAAAGGAACTTTGAATGTGGAGGAATGTGCGCCGATAACGCTGGGAACATATTAGTATCCGATCATCGACACCATAGCGTGTATGTACTTGACAAAGAATTgaagtacaaaaacaaattatacgaTTCAAAGAACGGACTTGAAAAACCAACGGCCATCAGTCTTTGGAATGACCATATTTGGGTTGCTGACGGAAATCAGATATTCATTTTCCCGTATGCAAAAGAATAG